GTGCTCAGCGCCGACCACTGGATCGGCGATCGGGAGCTCTTCCTGGCGGACATCAGGAGAGCCGCGGCCCATGCCAGCGACAAACGCGAACTGGTCACCTTCGGCATCCGACCCACCTGCCCCGAGACCGGCTTCGGCTACATCGAGACGGAGGGGACAGGTGAGGTGCTCGCCGTCATGGCCTTCCGCGAGAAGCCCCCCCTCGAGAAGGCCATGGCCTATCTGGAGACGGGACGCCACTACTGGAACGCAGGGATGTTCGTATGGACCCTGGAGGATCTCCGGGCCGAGTTGCTCACCCACTGCCCCGATACCCTCTCCCCCCTTGATGCCTGGGTCCGGGCCGGCGCCTCTCCCGAGACCCTGCCAGGGGCCTACGCCTCTCTGCCCAAGATCTCCATCGACTATGCCGTCATGGAGAAATCCCGAAGGGTCGCCGTGGTCCCCGCCCGCTTCCCCTGGTCTGATGTGGGTTCCTGGCCTGCCGCAGCGGCTTTTCTGCCCCCCGATGACCGGGGCAATGTCGTCCAGGGACAGGCCCTGCTGCTCGACTCGGACCGCTGTGCCGTCTTCGGCAGCACCCGCCTCATCACCGGCGCCGGGCTGGAGGACCTGATCATTGTGGACGAACCCGACGCTCTCCTGGTCTGCCGTATGGACCGGGCCCAGGACGTCAAGGCCATCGTCGACCGGCTGCCCGGCATCGGCAGAACCGACCTGCTCTAGGAGCGACCATGCAGCGCCCCCACACCACCTTCACGACCAAGCCCTGGGGAGGCTTCACCCAGTACACCCTGAACACCCCGAGCACGGTCAAGATCCTCGTCTGTGCCCCCGGACAGCGCCTCAGCCTCCAAAAGCACGAACACCGGGCCGAGCTGTGGGTGGCCCTGGACGAAGGGGCGGTCATCGAGCGGGATGGGCAGATCATCACCCCCGATCTCGGAGCCGAAGTGTGGCTTCCCGCAGGCTCCGTCCACCGCCTCAGCTGCCCATCAGGACACCCCAACCCCGTCCGGATCCTGGAGATCAGCCTCGGCCACTTCGACGAGGACGACATCGAGCGACTGGAGGATGTGTATGGTCGGGCCTAGCGGTGGGCCCTGGAAGTGCTAGACTTGTGAGTGAGGTGCCCTTCGGGGCTTCCCGCCACCCTTTTTTCCCTCCACACTTCCAGTCCCGAAAGCGGGACTCCCGCTATAACTCCCCACCAAAGCATTCCCACCAAAACTTCCCACACGAAACGCCCCTGCCTCGGGGCGTTTCACTGTACACGGGCAAATTTATCCGCACACCGAGACACCTTGTAAAATATTTAATTTCATCAACTTAGACAGGATCCTGACTTGGAACTGGTGCCACCAGGGAGAGGGGGTGGATCGTCGGAGGACGATCTGCCGTCCCCGGGCACCCAGGACGGCGGCGCAGGTGAAGATGTGGCTCCTCAGGGTCTCCACGGTGCAGCGTGCCCCTTCTTTGCGAGGGCGATCTGCCGGCCGAAGCCCGCAAGGACAGCCCAGTACATACCTTGTTGAGCTATTCTGGGCATGCACTCACAAAGGAGCTCCCCATGAAGATCAGTGCACGGAATGTTCTCAAGGGCCAAGTCACCGAAGTCACCAAGGGTGCGGTCAATACGCTGGTCGCCCTCACCCTGCCGGGGGGCGTGACGATCTACGCCACGATCACCAATGCCAGCGCCGAGGCCCTGGCCCTGACCAAGGGCAGGGAAGCCAGCGCCATCATCAAGGCGAGCGCCGTTCTCGTCGGCAAGGATCTCGCAGGCGCCCAACTGAGCGCCAAGAACCAGCTGGTCGGCAGAATCTGCAAGGTGGTGGATGGTCCCGTCAGTGCCGAGGTGGATATCGAAGTCGCTTCGGGGGTGCTTCTGAGCGCCGTCATTACCCACGAAAGCGCCAAGAGCCTGGCCTTCAAAGTGGGCGACCAGGCCAGTGCCATCTTCAAGGCCTCCAGCGTCATGCTCGGCGTGGAGTAGGACCAGGGGCGTCCACGATCAACGGAAGGTCCGGTAGTCCAGTTGATACCGCTCCATCCGTGTCCCCATCATGCGGCGGGTGAGCCCCAGGTTGCGGGCGGCCTGTGTGACATTTCCCCGGGCCGCCCGGAGGGCCTCCACAAGGATTTCGTACTCAATGGACTCCAGGTGCCGCTCCAGGCTTCCGGGCAGCACTCCGCTCGAAAACCGCGCCTTCTGGAGGGTCAGAGGCAGCGATCGGGCCTGGATCATCTGCCCGTCAGTGGCCACCTTCACCGCCCGCTGCATGACCCGCTCCAACTCCCGGAGGTTGCCCGGCCAGGGATAGGAGACCAGAAGTTCCACGGCAGCCGGACTGATCCGCTGGAACTTCCGTCCGAGAGCCCTCCCCGCCCTCATGGCGAAGGACTCGGCCAGCTCGAGAATATCCCCATCCCTCTCCCGCAGAGGTGGGAGCAGGATGGTACGGTTCTCCATCAGACCGTAGAGGCGGGCACTGAAAGCCCTGCGGGCGACCTTGGCGGGCAGATCGTGACGGGATGCAGCCAGGATCCGGAGGTCCCCCCTCTGGAGCTCTGCCAGATCCTCTTGGGCATCCAGGGGCAGATGGGCGACCTCGTCCAGGAAAAGTGAGCCATGGAGGCCTGTGGCGGCCGCCATCAGCTCCTGGCGCAGCCCCGGCCGCAGGCGGCATGAGAAGGCCAGAAAGTCCCCTATCCGCCCCTCCTGATGGATGGATCTCGCCACCCGCTCCCTGCCGGTGCCGGCCTCGCCCAGGATGAGCACGGGTCCCACATGGGGACCCACCCGGTGGATGAAGGCCGTCACCTCCTGCATGGCCCTGCAGCCCGCAACCCAATCGCCGCCCTCAGCAGCCAGAACCCCGCCCTTCAGCCGTCCACCACGGGTCCGCTCTTCCCGAGCCAGCAGCTCGACAGCCGGAAAGAGAAGCTCCCCCACCCCTTGATAGAAGCCGACATCCGCGGGGGCCTGCCCATCCTCCCCGACCCACTCCAGGGTGAAGGCCCCCAGTACACAGCGCCCCCTCGCGATGGGTACATCGAGCCGGTGCATCCGACTCACATCGGTGCAGCGGCCTCGTCCCTGCCTCGTCCCGCTCAGCCGCTCCCTTCCGCATCCATCCCCGCCCCCCTCTAGCCAGACGGCACAGTTGAGCACACCCGGTTCACGTGAGAAGTGCTCCAGCAGCTCCTCGAGCAGCCGGTCCAGGCTCCGGCTCTCCGCCACCACCCGCCCCAGGGCGGCGACAAGGGAAACAGAGCCATGCCCCTCCCCCCCCAATGCCCTCACCGCTGCCCCGATATCCATCCCCGACTCCCACCCAATCCACCGAGATGAGCATCTCGAGTCGTTATATACTATACTATATTTCGATTACCCCAACACATGGTGCCCGCCCTGTCCGGGCATGAGTCAGGAAGTGCTGAGGAGGTGGCAGGACCGCGCCGTTCGTGCGCGATCTGCTGGTGACGCTACGAGCCGCGCGAGGGAGTCGGTGGAACCGGCCAGGAGAGTTCCGTGCCCAGGAGGCGGAGGGAGCCACGCCTCGCTACCGCTCATCCCCGACATCTCGGTGTCCAGGACAACAAGGTCCGGTTTGAGTCCGGTAACCCAGGAGAGGACCGAGAAACCGTCTGCGGCCGTACCCACCACCTCACGGACAGAGCCACAATAGGTGGCCCAGCTGCAGAGACCTGGGGCAGATGGGATGACGACTCTTCAGGGAATGGCAATTGTGTGAACGCCACAGCCAGACCCAGCTCAGACCTGCACCTCTGACAGGGGGGGACGCTCCATCAGCAGTGGCGACGCGGGCTTCAGCCCCTGGAGGAGCTGCAGTGCGACCTCCAGCACACCCCCGGGTTCCAGGCCCAGCATGCAACGGTGGTCCGTGGGGCATTGCCGCTCGAAGCAAGGGGCGCAGGGCACCCGGTTCCAGAGGGCATGGGCATGCCTGCCCAGGGGATGGGAAGTGGCCGGGTCCGTAGGGCCATAGAGTGCCAGGACCCGGGAGCCCAAGGCTCCGGCCAGGTGGACCAGGCCGCTGTCGTTGGCCACCACCAGGGAGGCCCGGGCCGCCAGGCCCCCCAGGGCCTGGAGGCTGGTGCGCCCCACCAGGTCCGTGACCGCAGGGAGTCCCCCGGAGAGCTCGGTCCCCAGGGCGGCCTCCCGGGCCGTCCCGGCGACCACCGGACGGTATCCTGCGGCCACCAGACCCTCCACGAGCGCCCGCCACCGGGGCAGAGCCCACTGCTTGGCCACCCCGCCATTGGCGCCGGGGGCGATCAGGACCAAGGGACCGGCATGCCCGGGCAGGGCCGCCTCCGCCGCTTCCGCCCATGCCGAAGGCAGATCCAGATCCGCCCCTGTGGCCGGCGCCCCGGCTCCCAACCCCAGAGCATCGATCATCAGCTTGCGGAAGCGCAGGGCGTAGTGGTCACCATCACTCCAGCGGGGCAGTACCCGGGTGAGGAGTAGGTTCCGTCCCTGCCCCCCCCAGCCGAGACGCTCGGGCACCCGCCCCAGGAAGGCCTCCAGTCCTGTACCCAGGCTCTTGGGCAGGAGGATCGCGGTGTCCGTCCCCAGGGACCGGATCTGGGCGGCCCGGGTCCAGGTGCCCTCGACCCAGGGCAGGACCTCCCCGATTCCGTAGGCCCTGACCACCTCGGCCACGCTGGGCTTGGCCTGGATGAAGAGCTCCGCCTCCGGCAGCGTCTGCCTCAGCAGACGGAGGGCCGGAGCCTGGAAGATGGTGTCCCCCAGCCAGTTCAGGGAGCGGATGAAGATGCGTCGAGCCATGGCTCCAGTCTACCCCGGGAGATCCTCTCCCTTTTCAGCGGAGGAGGGATGGGGTGTACTGGCAGGATGCGGGTCGCCTTCATCACCCCCCCCATCATCAAGCCCTCCGAGCCGGGTCTCTCCGCGGCGGCCGCCGCCCAGTGGTTCCGCTCCCGAGGGGTGGACGCCTGGGCCATCGATGCCAGCATCGGCTGGTACCTGCACACCCTGGCCCCGGAGCGCCTGGAGCAGCTGGCCTCGGATCCCCACGCCACCCAGGCGGAGCGTCTCTCGGCCAGGCAGGTGAGGTCGGGGGCCCTCCAGCGCCCTGAGACATACCTGGACCGACGGATCTACAGCTCCGCTTGCAGCCACTTGGCCAATGCCCTGAAGCTGGCCTCCCGCCCCTTCCCCGATTTCCGTCTCCGCGTGGCCGATGTGGAGTGGACCGGGCGGCGTCCCCAGCACTCCGCCGACCTGGAGGAGGCCGCAGCCACCCCGGGCCCCTACGATGCCTACTTCCGGGAAGTCCTCATCCCGGAGCTCAGGGCGACGGACACCACCCATGCCGCCCTCTCCCTCACCTTCCTCCACCAGGCCTACGCGGCCTTCCGTCTGGCCGAGCTTTTGCGCGAGGAGGCACCGGAGATCCAGGTCTGGCTGGGGGGCCCCCTGGTGGCCTGCTGGAGTGCCGTGGGCGCCCCCCTGGACCACCCGGTCTTCCGGCGATTCCACAAGGTCTGCCCCACCGCCAGCGAAGCCGAGATGGAGATCCTGGCCTTGGAGCTGGGAGGGCGTCCCGGACGGGAGCCCGCCCTGTTGGCCCCGGATCTGGCCAGCACCCCCTGGGAGGCCTACCTGGTGCCGCAACCCACCATCCCCGTGGCCCTGGGCCGCGGCTGCTACTGGCGGCGCTGTTCCTTCTGCCCGGACTACCTCCACCCGAAGTACCACCCCTGCGGGGCCGATGACCTGGAGACCTGGCTGCTGGAGGTCGCCACCCGCTTCCCGGCAGGCGCCATGCTCCACCTCACGGACTCGGCCCTCTCCCCGGCCCTCCTGGACCGCCTCGCCACCTTGGTGATCCGCCACCGCCTGCCCCTGCGCTGGCACGGCTTCGTGCGCCTGGAGGCCGCCTTCGCCCGCACCGGCTTCGCTGCCCATCTGGCCGAGGGGGGCTGCACCCTACTGCAGTGGGGCCTGGAGACCGCCTCCCCCCGGCTCCTGGAGCTGATGGACAAGGGCATCACACCCCAGCAGGCCCGCCAGGTGCTGCGGTCCAGCGCCTCGGCGGGGATCAAGAACCACGCCTACCTGCTCTTCGGCCTCCCCGGCGAGACAGAGGATGAGCGGGAGGAGACCCTCCGCTTCGTGCGGGAGGAGGCCTCCTCCCTCCACGACCTGAACCTCTCCATCCTCAACCTCCCCCGGCGCTCCCCCATGCATGAGCATCCGGAACGCTACGGCATCACAGATCTCATGCCCTTCGGCGCCGAGACGGACCTCTCGCTCTACCTGGACTTCCGCTGCGGGGAGAGCCACCCCCGGCTGGAGGCACGGCGCTGGGTCGGCGCCCGCTTCAGCCGGGACCCCCTGGTCAAGCGGGTCCTGGGCGAGCTGAACAACCCATTCAAGGCCAACCACGCCTGCTTCCTGCCCTCGGGGAGCCTGGGGTAGACCTCGACAATGCACGGGCCATGAAACCAAGATTCTTCACGGAACTCCGGGGATGGAGGTCTGTCCGCCCATGGACGCCCATAAAGACGGGTGAAGGCACAAGGGCTTTGCCGCTCTTCATCCCCGTGTTCCCCGTCCATCCCCGGCCTCCTTCCGCTTTTGGATCCAAGGAGAGGCGCTTCGATTATCCTGGTTCTTCTGCCGGAGTGCCCCATGGCCAAGAAGAAGCTTGAACCCACCCTCAAGACCCTGCCCAAGCGCCAGGTCACCGCCCCCTCGAAGCAGCTGGAGACCTTCGCCAGCCCCCGCCCCGGCCGCCCCTTCGAGATCGTCTTCGAAACCGAGGAATTCACCTGCCTCTGCCCCATGACCGGCCAGCCCGACTTCGCCAAGCTGAAGATCACCTACATGCCCGACCAGCTCTGCGTGGAGAGCAAGAGCCTCAAGCTCTACCTCTGGAGCTACCGCAACGAAGGCGCCTTCCACGAAGCCGTCACCAACCAGATCGCCGACGACTTGGTGGAGACCCTCAAGCCCACCTGGCTTCGCGTGGACGGTGACTTCCTGATCCGGGGTGGCATCCGCACCCTGGTGGCCGTGGAGCACGGTAAGCGGCCCGCCTGATGTTCGCCCTGGTGGCCCTCGGCTCCAACCTCGGTGATCGCCTCGCGAACCTGGAGGCGGGACTGGCCACCCTCCGGGAACTGGGACCCCTGAACCCCTCTCCGCTGATCATGGAGACCCCCGACGAGTCCGGCACAGGTCCCGCCTACCTGAACACCGTGGCCCTGCTGGAAACCGACCTGGGCCCGGAAGCCCTGCTGGAGGAGCTCCTGCGCCGCGAACTCCGGCTCGGGCGCGAGCGCAAGGGCGTGCGGAATGCCCCCCGGCCCCTGGATCTGGACCTGATCCTGACAAACGGCCCTCGGGGGCTCCGGACCTGGACCAGCCCACCAGACCTCGCCTGCCTGGGGCCTGAGCTGAGCCTGGAGCTGCCCCATCCCAGGGCGGAGAGACGTCCCTTCGTCACTGAACCATGGCTGGCCCTCCAAGGGCTGCCGGTGGGGCTCAGGCGCCAGGATCTCTGAGGGGAGGTCACCCACCCAGGCGACGCCTTCCCTCCTCCAGGGCGGAGCCCAGGCAGGCCCTGCCCTGCTCCAGGAGATCCCTGCAGCGGGCCGCAAGCTCCGCCCGCCAGGGAGCCTCCGGGAGATCTCTCAGGTTGGTCTGAACATTCCAGACCCCGCCCTGAAGCCCACTGTGGGCCAACTGGAGCCCCACCATGGCATCGGTGACCGCCGCCGGATGCCCCCAGCGGATGGCTACCGCCGCAGCCGCCATGGCCCCAAGGGCGTCCTCGGCGGTCCTGAGGGGCACCTCGATGGCCTGCCGGAGCCCGGCTTCCATGGCCCAGTCCCGGACCTGACGCTCCTCGGGGGTACTCCGGGGGAGACGCCGTGCAGCCAGATAGGCCCGATAGGCCTGGGTGTCCTCATCCACGGCATGGAGCAACCCGTCCAGCGCCCGGTGGGCCTGCTCGGCGGCCCCCGCCAACTCCACCGCCGCCTCCGGGGCCGGGGACTTGGACTGGCTCAGGTTGGCCACCATGGCCGCCAAGGCGGCCCCCTGGGCCCCCGCCAGGGCCGCGGCCGAACCGCCGCCCGGTACGGGGCTCTGTCGGCTCAGCTCCAGGACGAACTCCGAAACCTTGAGCGAGGCGGGCCCCCCCTCGAAGCCCTTGGGCAAACCCAGGACCTTGGCCTCGAGCTCGAAGGGGCTCACGTCCCGGAGACCCATGGACTCAAGGGCGCAGTCCAGCACATCCCGCACGGGGATGTGCCAGGGTCGGCCCTCACGCTGAAGATAGAAGCGCCCTGCCTCCAGGAGGACCGGAAAGGGGATCAAGCCGACGACCTCTGAGCCCGTGACCCGCAGCCCCCGTTCAAGCGCCAGTGCCCGGGCCGCCTCCAGGACCGCATGGGGTGGGGTCAGCCCGGGACGGGTCAGGTTGAGGGAGATCTGGGCCCGGCCATAGGCCTCGACGTACCAGCCGATGGCCCGGCACTCGCGGAAACGTCCCGCCCGGTAGACCTTCTGCCCCACCAGATCCTGCCCCGGGTCCAGATCGTTGAGCCGCAGGAGCTCCTGGAGCTCATAGCCATGGGCCTCCCGGCAATGGGCTTCGAGGGCGGCCCGGTCAGGGGCGTCATAGCTGCAGTTCCCGCAGGGAAGGCAGCCTGATCCATAGATCAACTCCCGCCCGCTGGCATAGAAGGCGTCTGTCTGTCCTCGCCGGGCCACCCGGCCCCGCTCCCTGAGTTCGAAGGCGATATCAGCGGCCTGGGCCTTGTCACGGCTGTCCAGGTTGATGTTGAAGGCGATGAGGAAGTCCCGGGCGCCGACCGTGAGAGCGCCGAAGGTCGGAACAAAGGTGGCCGGGCCGAAGTCCGGTGCCCACTCTGGCTGCCGGAGCTTGGCCTCCAGGCCCTCGTACTCCCCCCGCCGGATGGCCGCCAAGCTCCGACGGGCTGGCGAGGTGGCGGCATGCTCATAGAGGTAGACCGGCAGCTCCAGCTCCTCGCCGACCCGCTTGGCCAGCCGCCGCGCCAGATCCGCACACGTCTCCAGACTCACCCCTTCCACCGGTACGAAGGGGCAGACATCACAGGCTCCCAGGCGGGGATGGCTGCCGATCTGGTCCCGCATGTCGATGACCTCAGCCGCCCGCACAATGCCCCGGAAGGCTGCCTCCAGGACCGCCTCAGGATCCCCCAGGAAGGTCACCACGGTCCGGTTGGCATCGGCCCCGGAGTCCACGGCCAGCAGCTGGATACCCTCCACGGAGCTGATGGCCTCGGTGATCAGGCGGATCTTGGCGGTGTCCCGGCCTTCGGAGAAGTTGGGGACGCACTCCACCAGACGAGGAAGACGGATGTCCTGCGCCATGACCACCTCCCCGCCCCCCACAGGGGGATCCGTTCCGGAGGCATTGTGCGCCCTCCCGAGCTCAGCAGCCATGAAAGTTACGACATATTTGTACCAGACAAGGATCCCTTCCTACATTTTTGGTGCCCATCCCCTCCCGATAGCAGAAGCGGACCCAGCCGTGGTGCGTCCCTGAAGGGTTCGGACCGGAACTTGCTGAAGGAGCGCTATGGACGTGCCGAATCTGATCAACCAGCTGGGTGAGCTCCTGGAGCGCAATGACCGGATCGACCCGGAGCTCTACTCGCGCTATCGGGTCATGCGCGGCCTCCGGGACGAGGCCGGCACCGGGGTCCTGGTGGGGCTCACCGAGATCGGCGATGTCCGCGCCTACATCTTCGACGAGGAGGAGAAGGTCCCGGTGGAGGGCAAGCTCTTCTACCGCGGCATCGAGATCAACGACCTCGTCAACGGCTTCCAGGGGGAGGGCCGCCTGGGTTTCGAGGAGTGCTGCTACCTCCTCCTGGTGGGCGAGCTGCCGGATGCCGGCCAGCTGGCGGACTTCCAGGAGCTGCTGGGGGAACTCCGCACCCTCCCCAAGGGCTTCACCGAGGACATGATCCTCAAGGCGCCCAGCAAGGACATCATGAACAAGCTGGGGCGCAGCGTACTGGTGTCCTATTCCTACGACCCCAACCCCGATGACCCCAGCCTCCGGAACGTGCTGCGGCAGTGCATCGAGCTCATCGCCCGCCTGCCCACCATGGCGGCCTACGGCTACCAGGCCAAAAACCACTACCACGCCCGGCGGAGCCTCTTCCTGCACCCCCCGGTCAAGGAACTGGGCATCGCCGAGAACATCCTCCACATGATCCGCCCGGACAGCTGCTACACGCGGCTGGAGGCGGAGATGCTGGACCTTGCCCTGGTGCTCCACGCCGAGCACGGGGGGGGCAACAACTCCACCTTCGTGGTCCACGTGGTCACCTCTACGGGGACCGACACCTACTCGGCCATCGCAGCGGCCATCGGCGCCCTCAAGGGGCCCCAGCACGGCGGGGCCGCCGCCAAGGTGATGGACATGATGGACGACATCCGGGCCGGTGTGGAGGACTGGGAAGACGAGGAGGAGATCGCCGCCTACCTGGCCAGGATCCTGCGCAAGGAGGCCTATGACGGCACGGGCCTGATCTACGGCATCGGGCACGCCGTCTACACCCTCTCGGACCCCCGGACCATCCTGCTCAAGCGGAAGGCCGAGCTGCTGGCCGCAGAGAAGGGGCGGGAGAAGGAACTGCACCTCTACACCGCCATCGAACGCCTCGCCCCGCAGGTCTTCGCCCAGGTGAAGGGCAGCTCCAAGATCATGTGCGCCAATGTGGATTTCTACTCGGGCTTCGTCTACCAGATGCTGGGCATCCCCCGGGAGCTCTACACCCCCCTTTTCGCCATCGGTCGCATGGCAGGCTGGTGCGCCCACCGCATGGAGGAGCTGGTCAATGGCGGCAAGATCATCCGGCCGGCCTACAAGAGTGTCATTCCCAGGCGGGGCTACACCCCCCTGGTGGACCGCAGCCTGAGCTGAGCCTCAGCGCCCTCCCCGCACCCGGCGGTGGCCGAAGACCTGATGAAACTCCCGGATGGCCGCCGGATCACCCTCCCGGGAGAGGGGTCCCCAGAACTCCTCGGGATTGATCTCGGCGAACTGCCCGCCCTTGGCGATGCAGTCATTGATGTAGGAGATGAACTCCTCCTGCCGCCGCTTGATGTAGCCCTTGAAGGGGCGGGAGATGAAGCCCAGGAGGGCGGAATCCAGGGCGGTCCAGGTCTGGAGGCTGCTCTCGAAGCCTGAGGGGCCTTCCCAGTAGCGGTAGTGCACCACCATCCGCGCCCCCACGGGGATGGGGTTCCCCATGCGTCCCCGCTCCACACGGCCATCCACGATGTAGACCCGCTCTCCCCGTCGGCGGAAGGCCAGCGTCAGGGTGCCCTTGAGCCCCTGTCCGTCCTCGATGGTGAGCTGGCGCGGGGTGTCCACGGTGGCGTAGAAGTCAGGGACGAACTGACAGTGCCGCCACATGGCCGCCGCGAGACGGGGGTGGTCGAAGAGGCTCTCCATGGTGTTGAAGCGCACCGGAACCGGGCGGGTTCGGGCATTGAAGGTGAAGTCGGGGTGCTCCAGGACCGACTGCACCGCCTCACGGTAGGGAGAGGCGATGAGCTCCAGGGGGATCCCCGCCCGCAACGCGCACGGCAGCATGAGGAGCGAGGTGAGGAGGATCCTCTGCCACCAGGAAGTACGAGAACTCCCACCGCTCTCACCCAGAGATTGCTGGCTGGCATTCATGAAGGCCCCCGTCTGGATACTCTACGCCCAAGCGCGTCCCGCGGGGACTGCTGCCACAATGGGATGGCCACGAACCCAGGGAAGGATGCCCATGACCACCGTTGACGAAGCCCGCCGCCTGATCCTGGACCATGCCGCCCCCCTGCCCGCAGTGGAGCTGCCTCTGGCCGAGGCCCAGGGCATGGTGCTGGCTCAGGACCTCCATGCCGTGGACCCTCTCCCCCTCTTCACCAACTCCGCCATGGACGGCTTCGCCCTGCGGAGCGCCGACATCGCCCCAGGGGTGCGCCTGCAGGTGCTCGCCACGGTGGCCGCCGGGCAGGTGGCCGACCGGCATGTGGAGCCCGGCACCGCCCTGAGGATCATGACGGGTGCGCCCCTGCCCGAGGGGGCCGACACCGTGGTCCCCCTGGAGCACACCCGCCATGGCGAGGACTGGGTCGAGTTCCCCAAGGCCGTGAAGACCGGCGCCAACGTCCGTCACGCAGGCGAGGATGTCCGCCCAGGAGACCGGGTGATGGAGGCCGGAACCGTGATCCTCCCCGGTGCCATTGCCGTGCTGGCCTCCCTGGGCCTCACCCGAATCCCCGTCCACCCCAGACCGCGGGTGGCAGTGGTCAGCAGCGGCAACGAGCTGGTGGATGCCTCGGAGCGCCCGGGTCCTGGGCAGATCCGCGACTCCAACGGCCCTGCCATCTGCGCCCAGGTGGAGGAGGCCGGAGCCATCGCCAGGCCCTTCCCCCGGGTCCGGGACGCCCATGACGCAGTAGAGGCCACCATCCGGGAGGCGGTCTCCACCTGCGATGTACTCATCACCACCGGCGGGGTCTCCGAAGGAGACTATGACTACACTAAAGTGGTCCTGGAGGAACTGGGCGCGGTGAAGCTCTTCTGGAAGGTGTCCCAGAAACCCGGCGGCCCCTTCGGAGTCTGGCTGCTGGACGGCAAGTTCGTCTTCGGCATCCCCGGCAATCCCGTGCCCGCCATGCTGATGGTGGAGGAGTATGTCCGCCCCGCCCTGCGCCGGATGATGGGCCTGAAGCAGCTCCTGCGGCCCGAGACCACGGCCACCTTGGACCAGGACTGGCACCGCGGCAAGCCCGATGGCAAGACCCACATGCTGCGGGTCGTGGTCCACGGCGAGCCTGACGGCCTGCACGCCCGCCTCACCGGTGCCCAGGGTTCGGGGGTCATCACCTCCATGCTGAAAGCCAACGCCCTGGCCTTCATGGAA
The sequence above is drawn from the uncultured Holophaga sp. genome and encodes:
- a CDS encoding mannose-1-phosphate guanylyltransferase translates to MSSEHPLIAVVMAGGRGTRFWPRSRTRRPKQFLAMAGSRTLLEQTVERLLPDFDPANIYVVTTEDLAADCRALLPQLPTENTIVEPEGRNTAPCLALALVTIERKTPRGTMVVLSADHWIGDRELFLADIRRAAAHASDKRELVTFGIRPTCPETGFGYIETEGTGEVLAVMAFREKPPLEKAMAYLETGRHYWNAGMFVWTLEDLRAELLTHCPDTLSPLDAWVRAGASPETLPGAYASLPKISIDYAVMEKSRRVAVVPARFPWSDVGSWPAAAAFLPPDDRGNVVQGQALLLDSDRCAVFGSTRLITGAGLEDLIIVDEPDALLVCRMDRAQDVKAIVDRLPGIGRTDLL
- a CDS encoding phosphomannose isomerase type II C-terminal cupin domain — encoded protein: MQRPHTTFTTKPWGGFTQYTLNTPSTVKILVCAPGQRLSLQKHEHRAELWVALDEGAVIERDGQIITPDLGAEVWLPAGSVHRLSCPSGHPNPVRILEISLGHFDEDDIERLEDVYGRA
- a CDS encoding TOBE domain-containing protein: MKISARNVLKGQVTEVTKGAVNTLVALTLPGGVTIYATITNASAEALALTKGREASAIIKASAVLVGKDLAGAQLSAKNQLVGRICKVVDGPVSAEVDIEVASGVLLSAVITHESAKSLAFKVGDQASAIFKASSVMLGVE
- a CDS encoding sigma 54-interacting transcriptional regulator, which encodes MDIGAAVRALGGEGHGSVSLVAALGRVVAESRSLDRLLEELLEHFSREPGVLNCAVWLEGGGDGCGRERLSGTRQGRGRCTDVSRMHRLDVPIARGRCVLGAFTLEWVGEDGQAPADVGFYQGVGELLFPAVELLAREERTRGGRLKGGVLAAEGGDWVAGCRAMQEVTAFIHRVGPHVGPVLILGEAGTGRERVARSIHQEGRIGDFLAFSCRLRPGLRQELMAAATGLHGSLFLDEVAHLPLDAQEDLAELQRGDLRILAASRHDLPAKVARRAFSARLYGLMENRTILLPPLRERDGDILELAESFAMRAGRALGRKFQRISPAAVELLVSYPWPGNLRELERVMQRAVKVATDGQMIQARSLPLTLQKARFSSGVLPGSLERHLESIEYEILVEALRAARGNVTQAARNLGLTRRMMGTRMERYQLDYRTFR
- a CDS encoding glycosyltransferase family 9 protein; this translates as MARRIFIRSLNWLGDTIFQAPALRLLRQTLPEAELFIQAKPSVAEVVRAYGIGEVLPWVEGTWTRAAQIRSLGTDTAILLPKSLGTGLEAFLGRVPERLGWGGQGRNLLLTRVLPRWSDGDHYALRFRKLMIDALGLGAGAPATGADLDLPSAWAEAAEAALPGHAGPLVLIAPGANGGVAKQWALPRWRALVEGLVAAGYRPVVAGTAREAALGTELSGGLPAVTDLVGRTSLQALGGLAARASLVVANDSGLVHLAGALGSRVLALYGPTDPATSHPLGRHAHALWNRVPCAPCFERQCPTDHRCMLGLEPGGVLEVALQLLQGLKPASPLLMERPPLSEVQV
- a CDS encoding radical SAM protein; the protein is MGCTGRMRVAFITPPIIKPSEPGLSAAAAAQWFRSRGVDAWAIDASIGWYLHTLAPERLEQLASDPHATQAERLSARQVRSGALQRPETYLDRRIYSSACSHLANALKLASRPFPDFRLRVADVEWTGRRPQHSADLEEAAATPGPYDAYFREVLIPELRATDTTHAALSLTFLHQAYAAFRLAELLREEAPEIQVWLGGPLVACWSAVGAPLDHPVFRRFHKVCPTASEAEMEILALELGGRPGREPALLAPDLASTPWEAYLVPQPTIPVALGRGCYWRRCSFCPDYLHPKYHPCGADDLETWLLEVATRFPAGAMLHLTDSALSPALLDRLATLVIRHRLPLRWHGFVRLEAAFARTGFAAHLAEGGCTLLQWGLETASPRLLELMDKGITPQQARQVLRSSASAGIKNHAYLLFGLPGETEDEREETLRFVREEASSLHDLNLSILNLPRRSPMHEHPERYGITDLMPFGAETDLSLYLDFRCGESHPRLEARRWVGARFSRDPLVKRVLGELNNPFKANHACFLPSGSLG
- the queF gene encoding preQ(1) synthase, producing the protein MAKKKLEPTLKTLPKRQVTAPSKQLETFASPRPGRPFEIVFETEEFTCLCPMTGQPDFAKLKITYMPDQLCVESKSLKLYLWSYRNEGAFHEAVTNQIADDLVETLKPTWLRVDGDFLIRGGIRTLVAVEHGKRPA
- the folK gene encoding 2-amino-4-hydroxy-6-hydroxymethyldihydropteridine diphosphokinase, whose translation is MFALVALGSNLGDRLANLEAGLATLRELGPLNPSPLIMETPDESGTGPAYLNTVALLETDLGPEALLEELLRRELRLGRERKGVRNAPRPLDLDLILTNGPRGLRTWTSPPDLACLGPELSLELPHPRAERRPFVTEPWLALQGLPVGLRRQDL